One window of Streptomyces sp. NBC_00273 genomic DNA carries:
- a CDS encoding non-ribosomal peptide synthetase — protein sequence MADASPSGFSGANQRIPASKDELISLVADLLEENPEDLDEHENLIEYGIDSIGVMRVVSLWNREGLDITVGELFAHPTIAEWWDLLSECTAIGPAHDTAVDVDIDAPFELSPVQHAYWVGRTDGQVLGGVGCHIYLEVDGAGVDADGLERAVSALTERHPMLRARFLDDGTQQIMPRAAWTGLLRHDLRDLDEAATERELTRIRARLSHRRLAVERGEVFDVRLSLLPGGRTRLHIELDLLVADVLSFNVFLDDLAACYTGGAAALKPLTYSFPQYRADLGRSRSAAYVRDRAYWLSRLPDLPSAPRLPLAQDPALIERPVFRRLEHRLEPEDFERLVQLARRNQVTPAMVLATAYAEILGRWSGQSRLLLNLPLFDRVALHDDVAGMIADFTNLVLLDVDLTGGSFLDRVRAVQQRFQTDISHSAYSAVEVLRDISRHTDLEVQTAPVVFASNAGGGELLSGRFRQSFGELGYSITQTPQVWLDHQLMDMASGVYLNWDFVDGLFPEGVVEGMFEAYCGVLDWLVEGDWSGPAPVGLPVGQRAVRARVGETGAPESGRLLHEGFFERAGAEPGRAALVWGEDGELSYGELAGRALRVAGGLVAGGVLPGDAVAVTVGKGPEQVAAILGVLAAGGVYVPVGVDQPAVRRALMLEAAGVRHAVVDGAAGEWPSGVRVWEYGELVRSAGLSAPVTRQVSEAAYVIFTSGSTGRPKGVEVSHRAAVNTVEDINERFDVGAEDRVLAVSAADFDLSVYDMFGLLAVGGALVLIEEGDRREAQRWVESCRRHGVTVWNSVPALFDMYVSVAEARGLDDRLRLVLVSGDWVGLDLPGRFRARCPEGRFVAMGGATEAAIWSNALEVERVPQEWRSIPYGFALRNQRYRVVDPVGRDCPDWVPGELWIGGVGVAEGYRGDAAKTAEKFLVRDGERWYRTGDLGRFWSDGTLEFLGRADHQVKVRGFRIELGEIEAVLEAHPHIGRAVVAAVGTGTQQKIVAAVVTHPEGEAVDVEAVREWTGDRLPGHMVPERLVVTADLPLTANGKVDRARVVAELAALAEQGVAAVAAEPPRGPMEETVARLWTELLSLEQVHRTDDFFHCGGDSLIGTRMIAGLMSEGIAGAELRLLFTHPVLADFAALLRSEESGAAVVRFDADEAARYEPFPATDVQRAYWFGRRPEFTLGGVGCHFYTEFDGTDVDLDRLERAWNTLIERHEILRAVFDDQGMQRIQPSVPRFTIAVQDAATDGDEELDQLRSTMSHRVFDPTVWPLFDVRAVRYGQRTRLGVGLDNLILDALSVLILMTELEQLYQDPQATLRPVGVSFRDYQLNAQFPEAEVDAAREYWLSRLDDLPPAPQLPLATDPMHIERPRFARNDKWLESERWARITERARQYGLTPSALLLTCYAEVLGAWSTRPDMTFVLTTFQRREVHPDINNILGDFTSLLLVSYRPEPGSGLLDRARALQEQMWQDLDHQAVPATWVLREMARRAGTAEVSMPLVFTSALGIVEGLPDLGPDKHAEVCWGISQTPQVWLDHQVREHPDGVYLNWDFVEGLFPEAVVEGMFEAYCGVLEWLVEGDWSQAAPVGLPAGQRSVRARVGETGAPESGRLLHQGFFERASTEPGRAALVWGEDGELSYGELAERALRIAGGLTAHGVEPGDAVAVTVPKGPGQVAAILGVLAAGGVYVPVGVDQPAARRSLMLEAADARFAVVDGAGGSWPSGVQVLELGELSSTSNGLSAPVARRASDTAYVIFTSGSTGRPKGVEVSHRAAVNTVEDINERFDVGADDRVLAVSAADFDLSVYDMFGLLAVGGALVLIEEGDRREAQRWVELCRRHEVTIWNSVPALFDMYVSVAEARALDDRLRLVLVSGDWVGLDLPGRFKERRPDGRFIAMGGATEAAIWSNAIEVDRVPEDWRSIPYGFALRNQRYRVVDQAGRDCPDWVPGELWIGGAGVAEGYRGDPAKTAEKFVQRDGERWYRTGDLGRFWSDGTLEFLGRADHQVKVRGFRIELGEIESVLEAHPHIGRAVVMTTGTGNQQKLVAAVVPDATGATGTPDVLTAATPTVEITTGTAADSAEVEAALIESWMAGVISAGISHSPAALGEVARTLGTADDMRGALRLWLDWLVMREVLTGERDAYAAGERWQTALDPRTWQANLERATGAARTIADRLADMTGTLTGILRGERDPLVLVEDPVMSPEATVTHRPDTESALRGAADAIGALAAELGRPVRVAELGARSGAAARRLLETVATGAIELTLFDAAPRLLESAAERLADLPHHTAFRAVRDGVLPSEARHAFDLVLANNSLHRYADPVAGAAEARQLLVPGGILIGLEHAELAPIGLLTAGLIEHGFSPGPGERVRAAGRAGSTGPLLDKSDWADVLHEGGLRDVTITERDDTSLMLLVARTAADLPVVREPEVLALVREQLPAHMVPERLLMLPALPLSANGKIDRTRLGALFAEQPDQGDGGEAPRTPMEETVAQMWSELLHVPEIGRAHNFFALGGDSLTATGFAEAIRARFGVELMLRQMFQDPTVAAVAASIDASLETVGAADGSMEDGVL from the coding sequence ATGGCAGACGCGAGTCCTTCCGGTTTCAGCGGCGCGAATCAGCGAATTCCGGCAAGCAAGGACGAGTTGATTTCGCTCGTTGCTGACCTGCTGGAGGAGAACCCCGAAGACCTCGATGAGCATGAGAACCTGATCGAATACGGAATCGATTCGATCGGCGTCATGCGCGTGGTCAGTCTGTGGAACCGCGAAGGGCTCGACATAACCGTCGGCGAACTGTTCGCCCATCCCACGATCGCGGAGTGGTGGGACCTCCTGAGCGAGTGCACCGCCATCGGTCCCGCCCACGACACAGCGGTGGACGTCGACATCGACGCACCGTTCGAGCTGAGCCCGGTCCAGCACGCCTACTGGGTGGGGCGCACCGACGGCCAGGTGCTCGGCGGCGTGGGCTGCCACATCTATCTCGAGGTCGACGGGGCCGGCGTGGACGCGGACGGTCTGGAGCGGGCGGTGTCCGCGCTGACGGAACGCCATCCGATGCTGAGGGCACGCTTCCTTGACGACGGTACCCAACAGATCATGCCGAGGGCGGCATGGACCGGGCTGCTCCGGCACGACCTGCGCGACCTCGACGAGGCCGCGACGGAGCGCGAGCTGACGCGGATCCGCGCCCGACTGTCGCACCGCAGGCTGGCCGTGGAGCGGGGCGAAGTGTTCGACGTCCGGCTGTCGCTGCTGCCCGGCGGACGAACGCGCCTGCACATCGAGCTGGACCTGCTGGTTGCCGACGTCCTCAGCTTCAACGTCTTCCTCGACGACCTCGCCGCGTGTTACACCGGCGGCGCCGCGGCACTGAAGCCCCTGACCTACAGCTTCCCGCAGTACCGCGCGGACCTGGGGCGCTCCCGCAGCGCGGCGTACGTCCGCGACCGCGCGTACTGGCTGTCGCGCCTGCCCGACCTGCCCTCCGCGCCGCGGCTGCCGCTCGCCCAGGACCCGGCACTGATCGAGCGGCCGGTCTTCCGGCGCCTGGAGCACCGGCTGGAGCCCGAGGACTTCGAGCGCCTGGTGCAACTGGCCCGGCGCAACCAGGTCACCCCTGCCATGGTGCTGGCCACGGCGTACGCCGAGATCCTCGGGCGGTGGAGCGGTCAGTCGCGGTTGCTGCTGAACCTGCCGCTGTTCGACCGGGTCGCCCTGCACGACGATGTCGCCGGCATGATCGCCGACTTCACCAATCTGGTGCTGCTCGACGTCGATCTGACCGGTGGTTCCTTCCTCGACCGCGTCCGCGCGGTGCAGCAGCGGTTCCAGACCGACATCTCCCACAGCGCCTACTCCGCCGTCGAGGTTCTCCGCGACATCTCGCGCCACACGGACCTGGAGGTACAGACCGCCCCGGTCGTGTTCGCCAGCAACGCCGGCGGCGGAGAGCTGCTCAGCGGGCGCTTCCGCCAGTCCTTCGGTGAACTCGGGTACTCGATCACGCAGACCCCGCAGGTGTGGCTCGACCACCAGCTCATGGACATGGCGAGCGGTGTCTATCTGAACTGGGATTTCGTGGACGGGCTGTTCCCCGAGGGCGTGGTGGAGGGAATGTTCGAGGCGTACTGCGGGGTGTTGGACTGGCTGGTCGAGGGTGACTGGTCCGGTCCGGCTCCGGTGGGTCTGCCGGTGGGGCAGCGGGCGGTGCGTGCTCGGGTGGGGGAGACGGGTGCACCGGAGAGCGGTCGCCTGCTGCACGAGGGGTTCTTCGAGCGGGCTGGTGCGGAGCCCGGTCGGGCTGCTCTGGTGTGGGGTGAGGACGGCGAGCTGTCGTACGGGGAGCTTGCCGGTCGGGCGTTGCGGGTGGCCGGTGGTTTGGTCGCCGGTGGGGTGTTACCGGGTGATGCCGTCGCGGTGACGGTGGGGAAGGGCCCGGAGCAGGTCGCCGCGATCTTGGGCGTGTTGGCGGCCGGTGGTGTGTACGTGCCGGTGGGCGTGGACCAGCCCGCGGTGCGTCGCGCGTTGATGCTCGAGGCCGCGGGCGTTCGTCACGCGGTGGTGGACGGGGCGGCGGGGGAGTGGCCGTCGGGCGTGAGGGTGTGGGAGTACGGGGAGTTGGTGCGGTCTGCCGGACTGTCGGCGCCGGTGACCCGCCAGGTGTCGGAGGCGGCGTATGTGATCTTCACGTCGGGTTCGACGGGCCGGCCCAAGGGCGTGGAGGTGTCGCACCGCGCGGCGGTGAACACGGTCGAGGACATCAACGAGCGTTTCGACGTGGGTGCCGAGGACCGGGTTCTGGCGGTGTCGGCGGCTGACTTCGATCTGTCGGTGTACGACATGTTCGGGTTGCTGGCGGTGGGCGGTGCGCTGGTGCTGATCGAGGAGGGCGATCGGCGTGAGGCGCAGCGCTGGGTGGAGTCGTGCCGTCGTCACGGGGTGACGGTGTGGAACAGCGTGCCGGCGTTGTTCGACATGTACGTGTCGGTGGCGGAGGCGCGGGGGCTGGACGACCGGTTGCGGTTGGTCCTGGTCTCGGGTGACTGGGTCGGTCTGGATCTGCCGGGTCGTTTCCGGGCGCGATGTCCCGAGGGCCGGTTCGTCGCGATGGGCGGTGCGACGGAGGCGGCCATCTGGTCGAACGCGCTCGAGGTCGAGCGGGTGCCGCAGGAGTGGCGTTCGATTCCGTACGGGTTCGCGCTGCGCAATCAGCGGTACCGGGTGGTGGACCCGGTGGGTCGGGACTGCCCGGACTGGGTGCCCGGTGAGTTGTGGATCGGTGGGGTGGGTGTCGCCGAGGGGTATCGCGGTGATGCGGCGAAGACGGCGGAGAAGTTCCTGGTCCGGGACGGTGAGCGGTGGTACCGGACGGGTGACCTGGGGCGGTTCTGGTCGGACGGCACGCTGGAGTTCCTGGGACGGGCCGATCACCAGGTGAAGGTCCGGGGCTTCCGGATCGAGCTCGGTGAGATCGAGGCGGTGCTGGAGGCCCATCCGCACATCGGCCGTGCCGTCGTCGCCGCTGTCGGTACGGGTACGCAGCAGAAGATCGTCGCTGCCGTCGTCACCCACCCCGAGGGCGAGGCGGTGGACGTCGAGGCGGTGCGCGAATGGACCGGTGACAGGTTGCCCGGTCACATGGTGCCGGAGCGGCTGGTCGTCACCGCGGACCTCCCGTTGACCGCGAACGGCAAGGTGGACCGCGCGAGGGTCGTTGCCGAACTCGCCGCACTGGCCGAGCAGGGGGTCGCCGCGGTCGCCGCGGAACCTCCCCGTGGACCGATGGAGGAAACGGTCGCCCGGCTCTGGACCGAGCTGCTGTCCCTGGAACAGGTGCACCGTACGGACGACTTCTTCCACTGTGGCGGTGACAGCCTCATCGGAACCCGGATGATCGCCGGCCTGATGTCCGAGGGCATCGCCGGCGCGGAACTGCGACTGCTGTTCACCCACCCCGTGCTCGCCGACTTCGCCGCACTTCTCCGGTCCGAGGAATCCGGCGCGGCCGTCGTGCGGTTCGACGCCGACGAGGCGGCCAGGTACGAGCCCTTCCCGGCCACCGACGTCCAGCGCGCGTACTGGTTCGGCCGCCGCCCGGAATTCACCCTGGGCGGCGTCGGATGCCACTTCTACACCGAGTTCGACGGCACCGACGTCGACCTCGACCGGCTGGAGCGCGCCTGGAACACCCTCATCGAACGGCACGAGATCCTCCGAGCCGTCTTCGACGACCAGGGCATGCAGCGGATCCAGCCGTCCGTGCCCCGGTTCACCATTGCCGTCCAGGACGCGGCGACCGATGGTGACGAGGAGCTCGACCAGCTGCGCAGCACCATGTCGCACCGCGTCTTCGACCCCACCGTCTGGCCCCTGTTCGACGTGCGCGCGGTGCGGTACGGGCAGCGGACCCGCTTGGGCGTGGGTCTGGACAACCTGATCCTCGACGCGCTGAGCGTGCTGATCCTCATGACGGAGCTGGAACAGCTCTACCAAGACCCGCAGGCGACGCTGCGTCCGGTCGGGGTGTCGTTCCGCGACTACCAGCTGAACGCGCAATTCCCCGAGGCCGAGGTCGACGCGGCCCGGGAGTACTGGCTGTCCCGTCTGGACGACCTGCCGCCCGCCCCGCAGCTGCCGCTGGCCACCGACCCGATGCACATCGAGCGGCCCCGGTTCGCGCGCAACGACAAGTGGCTGGAATCCGAACGGTGGGCACGCATCACCGAGCGGGCCCGGCAGTACGGGCTGACCCCGTCAGCGCTGCTGTTGACCTGCTACGCGGAGGTCCTCGGTGCCTGGAGCACCCGCCCCGACATGACGTTCGTGCTGACCACCTTCCAGCGCCGCGAGGTCCACCCCGACATCAACAACATCCTCGGCGACTTCACCTCGCTGCTTCTGGTCTCCTACCGCCCCGAGCCCGGCTCCGGACTGCTTGACAGGGCCCGCGCGCTGCAGGAGCAGATGTGGCAGGACCTCGACCACCAGGCCGTCCCGGCCACCTGGGTGCTACGGGAAATGGCCCGTCGGGCCGGTACGGCGGAGGTGAGCATGCCGCTGGTCTTCACCAGCGCGCTGGGCATCGTCGAGGGGCTGCCCGACCTGGGTCCCGACAAGCACGCGGAGGTCTGCTGGGGCATCTCCCAGACCCCGCAGGTGTGGCTCGACCACCAGGTCCGTGAACACCCCGACGGTGTCTATCTGAACTGGGACTTCGTGGAAGGGCTGTTCCCCGAGGCCGTGGTGGAGGGGATGTTCGAGGCGTATTGCGGAGTGCTGGAGTGGTTGGTCGAGGGCGACTGGTCGCAGGCCGCTCCGGTGGGGCTGCCGGCCGGACAGCGATCCGTGCGTGCGCGGGTGGGTGAGACCGGGGCTCCGGAGAGCGGCCGTCTGCTGCACCAGGGGTTCTTCGAGCGTGCGTCCACGGAGCCCGGCCGGGCCGCTCTGGTGTGGGGCGAGGACGGCGAACTGTCGTACGGCGAGCTCGCCGAACGGGCGCTGCGGATCGCAGGCGGCCTGACGGCGCACGGTGTCGAGCCCGGTGACGCGGTCGCGGTGACGGTACCGAAGGGACCGGGCCAGGTCGCCGCGATCTTGGGTGTGCTGGCCGCGGGCGGCGTGTACGTGCCGGTCGGCGTGGACCAGCCGGCGGCCCGCCGGTCGCTGATGCTCGAGGCCGCCGACGCGCGGTTCGCGGTCGTCGACGGGGCCGGCGGCTCCTGGCCGTCCGGTGTGCAGGTCCTGGAACTGGGGGAGTTGAGCTCCACGTCGAACGGCCTGTCGGCGCCGGTGGCCCGCCGGGCGTCGGACACGGCATATGTGATCTTCACGTCGGGTTCGACGGGCCGGCCCAAGGGCGTCGAGGTTTCGCACCGGGCGGCGGTCAACACCGTCGAGGACATCAACGAGCGCTTCGACGTCGGAGCCGACGACCGGGTACTGGCCGTGTCCGCCGCCGATTTCGACCTGTCGGTCTACGACATGTTCGGACTCCTGGCCGTGGGCGGCGCGCTGGTACTCATCGAGGAAGGCGACCGGCGTGAGGCCCAGCGCTGGGTCGAGCTGTGCCGTCGCCATGAGGTGACGATCTGGAACAGCGTCCCGGCCCTCTTCGACATGTACGTCTCCGTCGCCGAGGCACGCGCGCTCGACGACCGGCTGAGGCTGGTCCTGGTCTCCGGCGACTGGGTCGGGCTCGACCTGCCCGGCCGCTTCAAGGAACGCCGTCCCGACGGCCGGTTCATCGCCATGGGCGGTGCCACGGAAGCAGCGATCTGGTCCAACGCGATCGAGGTCGATCGCGTCCCCGAGGACTGGCGATCGATCCCCTACGGATTCGCCTTGCGGAACCAGCGCTACCGCGTCGTCGACCAGGCCGGCCGGGACTGCCCCGACTGGGTCCCCGGCGAGCTGTGGATCGGCGGTGCGGGCGTCGCCGAGGGATACCGCGGCGATCCGGCCAAGACCGCGGAGAAGTTCGTCCAGCGGGACGGAGAACGCTGGTACCGCACCGGCGACCTCGGCCGGTTCTGGTCCGACGGCACCCTGGAGTTCCTCGGCCGCGCCGACCACCAGGTCAAGGTCCGCGGCTTCCGGATCGAGCTGGGTGAGATCGAGTCGGTGCTTGAGGCCCATCCGCACATCGGCCGCGCCGTCGTCATGACCACCGGCACCGGCAACCAGCAGAAACTCGTCGCCGCCGTCGTGCCCGACGCCACCGGGGCAACCGGCACGCCCGACGTCCTGACCGCCGCGACACCCACGGTGGAGATCACCACGGGAACCGCCGCCGATTCCGCGGAAGTGGAGGCGGCCCTGATCGAGTCCTGGATGGCGGGCGTGATCAGCGCGGGAATCAGCCACAGCCCGGCGGCCCTCGGCGAGGTGGCCCGCACCCTCGGCACCGCCGACGACATGCGGGGCGCACTGCGGCTCTGGCTGGACTGGCTCGTCATGCGGGAGGTACTGACGGGCGAGCGCGACGCGTACGCAGCCGGTGAGCGCTGGCAGACCGCCCTCGATCCGCGGACGTGGCAGGCCAACCTGGAACGGGCCACCGGCGCCGCGCGCACCATCGCCGACCGCCTCGCCGACATGACCGGGACGCTCACCGGCATCCTGCGCGGCGAACGCGATCCACTGGTCCTGGTCGAGGACCCGGTGATGTCACCGGAGGCGACGGTCACCCACCGGCCGGACACCGAGAGCGCGCTGCGCGGTGCGGCGGACGCCATCGGCGCCCTCGCGGCCGAACTCGGCCGCCCCGTACGGGTCGCCGAACTGGGTGCCCGCTCGGGCGCCGCCGCCCGGCGACTGCTGGAGACGGTCGCAACCGGAGCCATCGAGCTGACCCTGTTCGACGCGGCACCGCGGCTGCTGGAGTCGGCCGCGGAACGTCTCGCGGACCTGCCGCACCACACGGCCTTCCGCGCGGTGCGCGACGGCGTCCTGCCGTCCGAGGCGCGGCACGCCTTCGACCTCGTACTGGCGAACAACTCGCTGCACCGGTACGCCGACCCGGTCGCGGGCGCGGCCGAGGCACGCCAGCTGCTCGTTCCCGGCGGCATCCTGATCGGCCTGGAACACGCGGAGCTGGCGCCCATCGGTCTGTTGACCGCCGGTCTCATCGAGCACGGGTTCTCGCCCGGCCCGGGAGAACGCGTTCGCGCCGCAGGACGGGCGGGCTCCACCGGGCCGCTGCTCGACAAGTCGGATTGGGCGGACGTCCTCCACGAGGGCGGGCTCCGCGACGTCACCATCACCGAGCGGGACGACACCTCGCTCATGCTGCTGGTGGCGCGCACCGCCGCGGACCTGCCGGTCGTCAGGGAACCCGAGGTCCTGGCGCTCGTCCGGGAGCAACTGCCGGCGCACATGGTGCCCGAACGGCTGTTGATGCTCCCGGCGCTGCCGCTCAGCGCCAACGGCAAGATCGACCGCACGCGCCTCGGGGCGCTGTTCGCCGAACAGCCCGATCAGGGCGACGGGGGTGAGGCGCCGCGGACCCCGATGGAGGAGACGGTGGCGCAGATGTGGTCGGAGCTGTTGCACGTGCCCGAGATCGGCAGGGCGCACAACTTCTTCGCCCTCGGCGGTGACAGCCTCACCGCCACGGGCTTCGCCGAGGCCATTCGTGCCCGGTTCGGCGTGGAACTGATGCTCCGGCAGATGTTCCAGGACCCGACCGTGGCAGCAGTCGCCGCGTCGATCGACGCGAGCCTGGAGACGGTCGGAGCGGCCGACGGTTCGATGGAGGACGGTGTCCTGTGA